In one Geoglobus acetivorans genomic region, the following are encoded:
- a CDS encoding DUF1102 domain-containing protein — MRKTGIGLLGIFATLAIILGVGANFSDYNADRSAHWTIVTDDTELIDLEPIQPYAYIGEDGMLAIDFSANNPNYPGYGDGISPSSEYNFDEVFAVSNDLWEQFPIVVRVTSSNANIEFYGHEIPGRVYAVDGGQLATASDSAREDVCFVVQPGDSVKIGIDLSANGDSPGDVWDETMTVKAYRAGTEPAELANCGQT, encoded by the coding sequence ATGAGAAAAACAGGAATTGGCTTGCTGGGAATTTTCGCTACCCTGGCGATCATTCTCGGTGTGGGTGCAAACTTCAGCGATTACAACGCTGACAGAAGTGCCCACTGGACAATAGTAACAGATGATACAGAGCTTATAGATTTGGAGCCTATTCAGCCTTACGCATACATAGGTGAGGATGGTATGCTTGCAATCGATTTTTCGGCAAATAACCCGAATTATCCAGGGTATGGTGATGGAATCAGTCCGTCAAGCGAATACAATTTTGATGAGGTTTTTGCAGTTAGTAACGATTTGTGGGAGCAGTTCCCGATAGTTGTTAGAGTTACTTCGTCAAATGCAAATATTGAGTTTTACGGACATGAAATACCAGGTAGAGTTTACGCAGTCGATGGTGGACAGCTTGCAACAGCATCGGATAGCGCAAGAGAAGACGTGTGCTTTGTGGTTCAGCCAGGAGATTCAGTTAAGATAGGAATTGATCTGAGTGCAAACGGCGATAGTCCGGGAGATGTATGGGATGAGACGATGACAGTTAAAGCATACAGAGCTGGGACAGAGCCTGCAGAGCTTGCCAATTGCGGGCAGACATAA
- a CDS encoding nascent polypeptide-associated complex protein, with protein MMPMNPKQMKKMMKQMGIEMDEIEAEEVIIVTKGEEWIFKNPSVVRITAKGVETFQISGNYEVRERIVISEDDIKLIMEQAGVSEEEARKALEEAKGDIAEALLKLTEE; from the coding sequence ATGATGCCCATGAACCCCAAACAGATGAAAAAGATGATGAAGCAGATGGGAATTGAAATGGACGAGATTGAGGCTGAAGAAGTCATCATAGTAACCAAGGGAGAGGAATGGATATTCAAAAACCCATCCGTTGTCAGGATTACTGCAAAAGGCGTCGAAACGTTCCAGATTTCAGGGAATTACGAGGTCAGAGAGAGGATCGTTATAAGTGAAGACGACATAAAACTCATCATGGAACAGGCCGGTGTGAGCGAGGAAGAGGCGAGAAAAGCTCTTGAAGAGGCAAAAGGAGATATTGCCGAAGCTTTACTGAAACTGACAGAAGAATGA
- a CDS encoding ABC transporter substrate-binding protein → MKKAGFIVLLAALLLATILPAVAEVLPNDGYANDIQVYAMSNEETAIVSVANGEYDIFLFSRPSGAYKDLDPSILDNLELIRSASVYAELTLNPVHDEGDLPIITVGDKVYLNPFAIREVRYAVNWLISREHIVQNIYQGSGAVQYGAFNTFYPFNEKMKDLYNALGLTPEGNEELAIQMIDDAMNKAAQKLAEAGYTLEKKDGKWYFNGEPVVIKGISRVEDERKDVGTYFASVLEKAGFTVQNNIWDRKKAIQAVYLTDPKNYEWNYYTGGWVAEAAEAWPETELPQFYSSWYWGLPGIVGWQHTPTVTVKDLIDTIGGADKIQLNYYKGDKLNEILDFTVDDITMLLVNGKLEKDNKTYTLENVDQYWDLQKLGLGLGIMDSVRVFTISQTEYFPVNKDRVNVNAMMVDPVSGLYTRNALLTAQTSDRILKVIEYSSTGALFMSAFNPIGSDDIYAMLIWRLITSPALWLDQNGVYQPVKLEYKVEKGEFQVPADAVVYNSTTDQWEPAKGGTAKVRVTYKVLDWGKWHNGEPVTPADLKYYIAFMKEWSTQDGENDTYYDESLEANAEVFNNIEGIVFTDDGYVVYGNYAHVVADDLTASYYAFFPDLPWELWYVMGEMVANGYADQKWSFSEASEGVNQIDMLLKDHVDQIKSALEEMKGKIPSALQGVVSADEAAKRYDADIKFIDTYGHAVISNGPYFIAKYDPESLYIELKSMNPKPVETPTPVSTPTEQPAKTETPATTPTKEEKSTPGFEAVFALAGLLAVAYVARRRAR, encoded by the coding sequence ATGAAAAAAGCTGGGTTTATAGTGTTGTTGGCGGCGTTGTTGTTAGCGACAATTCTTCCGGCTGTCGCAGAGGTACTGCCAAACGATGGATACGCAAATGATATTCAGGTATATGCAATGTCCAACGAGGAGACTGCCATAGTATCTGTAGCTAATGGAGAGTACGACATCTTCCTGTTTTCAAGGCCTTCAGGTGCTTACAAAGACCTCGATCCATCGATACTTGACAATCTTGAGCTGATAAGGTCTGCATCGGTTTACGCTGAACTTACACTCAACCCTGTGCACGATGAGGGGGACCTTCCTATAATTACAGTTGGAGACAAGGTGTATCTGAACCCATTTGCTATCAGAGAGGTACGATATGCGGTCAACTGGCTCATAAGCAGGGAACACATCGTCCAGAACATTTATCAGGGATCTGGAGCAGTTCAGTATGGTGCATTCAACACATTCTACCCGTTCAACGAGAAGATGAAGGATCTCTACAACGCACTTGGTCTCACACCTGAAGGCAATGAGGAGCTTGCAATTCAGATGATTGATGATGCAATGAACAAGGCAGCACAGAAGCTTGCTGAGGCAGGATACACACTTGAAAAGAAGGATGGAAAGTGGTACTTCAATGGCGAGCCTGTGGTCATAAAGGGTATCTCGAGAGTTGAGGATGAGAGAAAGGATGTTGGAACCTACTTTGCATCAGTCCTTGAGAAGGCAGGATTCACCGTCCAGAATAACATCTGGGACAGAAAGAAAGCCATTCAGGCCGTGTATCTGACCGATCCAAAGAACTATGAGTGGAACTACTACACGGGTGGTTGGGTTGCTGAGGCCGCAGAAGCATGGCCGGAAACCGAACTGCCGCAGTTCTATTCATCTTGGTACTGGGGCCTTCCGGGTATCGTCGGATGGCAGCACACGCCAACAGTTACAGTCAAAGACCTGATTGATACAATTGGTGGTGCTGATAAGATTCAGCTTAACTACTACAAGGGCGATAAGCTCAACGAAATCCTGGACTTCACAGTGGATGACATAACTATGCTGCTCGTGAATGGTAAACTGGAGAAGGACAACAAGACCTACACTCTCGAGAATGTTGATCAGTACTGGGATCTGCAGAAACTCGGGCTGGGACTCGGTATAATGGATTCCGTCAGGGTTTTCACGATCTCTCAGACAGAGTACTTCCCCGTGAACAAGGACAGAGTTAATGTCAACGCAATGATGGTCGATCCCGTCAGCGGCCTCTATACGAGAAACGCTCTGCTCACCGCACAGACATCCGATAGAATTCTCAAGGTCATCGAGTACTCCTCGACCGGTGCGCTCTTCATGAGCGCATTCAACCCGATTGGAAGCGACGACATCTATGCGATGCTCATCTGGAGGCTTATAACATCTCCTGCACTCTGGCTCGACCAGAACGGTGTCTATCAGCCTGTCAAGCTGGAGTACAAGGTTGAGAAAGGCGAGTTCCAGGTGCCAGCAGATGCTGTTGTTTACAACTCGACAACCGATCAGTGGGAACCTGCCAAGGGTGGCACTGCGAAGGTTAGAGTCACCTACAAGGTCCTCGACTGGGGCAAGTGGCACAATGGTGAGCCTGTAACGCCAGCAGATCTGAAGTACTACATAGCATTCATGAAGGAGTGGAGCACACAGGACGGCGAGAACGATACATATTATGATGAGAGCCTTGAGGCAAATGCAGAAGTCTTCAACAACATAGAGGGTATCGTCTTCACGGATGATGGCTACGTGGTCTACGGCAACTACGCGCATGTTGTTGCCGACGACCTCACGGCAAGCTACTATGCATTCTTCCCAGACCTGCCATGGGAACTCTGGTACGTCATGGGCGAGATGGTAGCAAACGGATATGCTGACCAGAAATGGTCATTCAGTGAAGCATCCGAGGGAGTTAACCAGATAGACATGCTGCTCAAAGACCATGTTGATCAGATAAAGAGCGCACTTGAGGAAATGAAGGGCAAGATTCCATCCGCACTTCAGGGAGTGGTTTCAGCAGACGAGGCGGCAAAGAGATATGATGCTGACATCAAGTTCATTGACACCTACGGACATGCGGTTATAAGCAACGGTCCGTACTTCATTGCAAAGTATGATCCAGAGTCCCTGTACATTGAGCTGAAGAGCATGAATCCAAAGCCTGTGGAGACACCGACTCCTGTTTCAACCCCAACAGAACAGCCAGCAAAGACTGAAACTCCTGCAACAACACCAACCAAGGAAGAAAAGTCAACACCAGGCTTTGAGGCAGTATTCGCACTGGCAGGGCTTCTGGCCGTAGCATACGTCGCCAGAAGAAGGGCCAGGTGA
- a CDS encoding methyltransferase domain-containing protein — protein sequence MKAPVVLKSGKNFYLVSEFSGELHTHKGIIRLEELKEKSFGDTIRTHLGVEFRILPFKASDFFRLFKKAPTPVMPKDIGMVIAHAGLQPDSLIFDAGTGSGVTAAYFAYFNKYGEVVTVERRPEFAKVARENFRMAGLKNIHQIVGDAVSIADGFKKEFDLVFLDMKNDVEMVPKAYSMLKQAGFLAIYNPYIEQTRAVYEKMLDAGFKDVEAFEAIKVNLEFKRVGTRPFVNIFHTGYIVMGRKV from the coding sequence ATGAAGGCACCAGTAGTGTTAAAATCCGGAAAGAACTTCTATCTGGTTAGCGAGTTCAGCGGTGAGCTTCACACTCATAAGGGAATAATCAGGCTCGAAGAGCTAAAAGAAAAGAGTTTTGGAGACACCATCAGAACACACCTCGGAGTGGAGTTCAGAATTCTTCCGTTCAAGGCCTCGGATTTCTTCAGACTCTTCAAAAAAGCACCGACTCCAGTAATGCCCAAGGATATAGGCATGGTCATCGCTCATGCTGGACTTCAGCCAGACTCGCTGATTTTTGACGCCGGGACGGGAAGCGGTGTTACTGCCGCATATTTCGCATATTTCAACAAATACGGAGAAGTTGTGACTGTAGAGAGAAGACCTGAATTCGCAAAAGTTGCAAGAGAGAATTTCAGAATGGCCGGATTGAAAAACATACATCAGATTGTTGGCGATGCAGTCAGCATTGCAGACGGTTTCAAAAAGGAATTTGACCTGGTCTTCCTGGACATGAAAAACGACGTGGAAATGGTGCCAAAGGCATACAGCATGCTCAAACAGGCAGGATTTCTCGCCATCTACAATCCATACATCGAGCAGACAAGAGCAGTATATGAAAAAATGCTTGATGCAGGTTTTAAAGATGTCGAGGCGTTTGAAGCGATTAAAGTAAATCTTGAGTTTAAAAGAGTTGGAACCCGTCCCTTTGTAAACATATTCCACACAGGATATATAGTGATGGGCAGAAAAGTGTGA
- a CDS encoding DUF7344 domain-containing protein, with amino-acid sequence MANLSEIIGNERRMLMIIFLLENDGNATVREITNYIVEKNKKDGHKFRKSVYVSLKQTHIPMLEREGFLRMERDRVIIENSKLFSDFVSLLQAFKPLFFEK; translated from the coding sequence ATGGCAAATTTATCGGAGATAATCGGAAATGAGCGGAGAATGCTCATGATAATCTTTCTTCTCGAAAACGATGGAAACGCGACGGTGAGGGAGATAACAAACTACATTGTGGAGAAAAACAAAAAGGATGGGCACAAATTCCGGAAAAGCGTTTACGTCAGTCTGAAGCAGACACACATTCCAATGCTGGAAAGAGAGGGTTTTCTGAGGATGGAGAGAGACAGAGTGATTATCGAGAATTCCAAGCTATTTTCCGACTTTGTTTCTCTTCTTCAGGCTTTTAAGCCGCTTTTTTTCGAAAAGTAA
- the speE gene encoding polyamine aminopropyltransferase: MEWFEEYYGDVALKIKIKKIIADFHSKYQHIQLFDTFEFGKMLVLDGKIQLTEKDEAFYHEMLVHVPMFTHRNPEKVLIIGGGDGGSLREVLKHDVSEAVLVELDGDVVELSKKHLGIDNGAFEDPRATVLIEDGIEFVKNLGERFDVIIVDGTDPNPYSEHIMSREFYEACSKIADVFATQSQSPFVQPDYFKKMFLNISGVMDVRVYLNFVPTYPLGLWSYLIHADEYPSLEDIEKRFSDRGIRTEHYNPEVHAASFALPEWVRRIVVDG; encoded by the coding sequence ATGGAATGGTTTGAGGAATATTATGGTGATGTGGCCTTAAAAATTAAGATTAAAAAGATCATTGCAGATTTTCACAGCAAATATCAGCATATTCAGCTTTTCGACACGTTTGAATTTGGCAAGATGCTTGTCCTTGACGGGAAAATACAGCTTACAGAGAAGGATGAAGCATTCTATCACGAGATGCTCGTTCATGTTCCCATGTTCACTCACAGAAATCCGGAAAAGGTTCTCATCATCGGTGGGGGTGATGGAGGTAGCTTGAGAGAGGTTTTGAAACACGATGTGAGTGAGGCTGTGCTGGTTGAGCTTGACGGGGATGTTGTGGAGCTTTCAAAGAAACACCTCGGTATAGACAATGGAGCTTTTGAAGACCCCAGAGCGACGGTTCTGATAGAAGATGGTATAGAATTCGTGAAAAACCTGGGGGAAAGGTTTGATGTGATTATTGTGGATGGCACTGACCCGAATCCTTACAGCGAACACATAATGAGCCGGGAGTTCTATGAAGCGTGTTCAAAAATAGCCGATGTTTTCGCAACACAGAGCCAGTCTCCCTTCGTTCAGCCTGATTATTTCAAAAAGATGTTCCTGAACATCTCCGGTGTGATGGATGTAAGAGTTTATCTCAACTTCGTTCCGACGTATCCTCTTGGGCTGTGGAGTTATCTCATTCACGCTGATGAATATCCCTCTCTGGAAGACATTGAAAAAAGATTTTCAGACAGAGGAATCCGAACCGAACATTATAATCCCGAAGTGCATGCTGCAAGTTTTGCACTGCCCGAATGGGTCAGAAGGATTGTGGTGGATGGTTAG
- a CDS encoding DMT family transporter, giving the protein MIAGVVLALISAVCWGIGGIVFKIGLRGESELSGNLIRSIFSVLFLLPLVFAFGMQPLNAELAALIVLSTIFSFFIGDILYFNALKNSPVSYALPLASTYPVFVAILDLAVYGYPITLNVLLASLLTISAIIAIPKETGKFTAKSFTAVLAAISWSVSIVTLDYLTDYLSPVTLAFLRLSLNSVLLFGFVRKIPLGRNLLIFMGFAGGLISVAGILSFVTSVSLIGSNLVTPLSATSPVIGSIAGKIFLKEKIGIRHVIALMLVFLSVITISQPPVMITPATDG; this is encoded by the coding sequence GTGATTGCAGGAGTTGTTCTTGCTCTGATTTCGGCTGTATGCTGGGGAATCGGGGGGATAGTGTTCAAAATCGGTCTAAGAGGTGAGAGTGAACTTTCGGGGAATTTGATAAGGAGTATCTTTTCAGTACTTTTCCTCTTACCCCTCGTATTTGCATTTGGCATGCAACCTCTGAATGCCGAACTTGCAGCCCTTATTGTGCTCTCAACGATATTCTCTTTCTTTATCGGAGATATTCTTTATTTCAATGCCCTGAAAAACTCTCCGGTGAGCTATGCACTGCCTCTCGCCTCAACATATCCGGTTTTCGTTGCGATTCTTGATCTGGCAGTTTATGGTTATCCCATAACACTCAATGTTCTGCTGGCGTCTCTGCTCACGATATCTGCCATAATCGCCATACCAAAGGAGACAGGAAAATTTACTGCCAAAAGCTTCACAGCCGTTCTGGCGGCGATTTCCTGGTCGGTTTCCATTGTAACTCTCGACTATCTCACCGACTACCTGTCTCCGGTAACTCTGGCATTTCTGCGTCTAAGCCTGAATTCAGTTTTGCTCTTTGGATTTGTCAGAAAAATACCTTTGGGCAGAAATCTTTTGATCTTCATGGGATTTGCAGGCGGTCTCATATCGGTGGCAGGGATTCTGTCTTTTGTAACCTCCGTAAGTCTTATTGGCAGCAACCTTGTCACGCCTCTCTCTGCCACCTCTCCTGTCATCGGGAGCATAGCCGGCAAAATATTTTTGAAGGAGAAAATTGGAATCAGGCACGTAATCGCACTCATGCTTGTGTTTCTCTCAGTCATAACGATCTCTCAGCCCCCTGTGATGATTACTCCCGCCACTGATGGGTGA